The proteins below come from a single Chrysoperla carnea chromosome 1, inChrCarn1.1, whole genome shotgun sequence genomic window:
- the LOC123300291 gene encoding zinc finger protein 239-like: protein MYENLCRVCLGNSSEMISILDELYNGKSLAKIYEDLSSLQVKKDDNATKKLCPQCLTDLKNAFDFKQKCIDSYKTIKEYESIEENLDEKFNDSCEESHESISESNTKLIYKLKNFEETFTDSYEESNGTVPTLNTNSILKCEICNKVYRLQKLFDKHIRSHDSFKNIDKFPIKHACKLCKKEFPYKSVLAEHMKHHTDEKPYLCSFCGKGFRQKGSLGYHVRYHTGYKPFFCTICDMSFVSKNILKVHMRRHTDERPYVCDICGRAFRQNTDMRTHRRTQHTLTNEDKKCSVCNKRLTRSGALTVHMRIHTGERPFKCETCNKAFVTRSLLLRHERIHTKERPYVCKICERGFSQSTSLNTHMKIHNKVFKKSSKS from the exons atgtatgaaaatttatgccGAGTATGTTTAGGAAACTCAAGTGAAATGATTTCCATCCTTGATGAATTGTACAACGGAAAATCTCTGGCAAAAATATATGAAGATTTATCGTCATTGCAG gtaaaaaaagATGATAATGCCACAAAAAAGTTATGCCCACAATGTTTAACTGATCTAAAAAATGCTTtcgattttaaacaaaaatgtatcgattcatacaaaacaataaaagaatatgaaagcattgaagaaaatttagatgaaaaatttaatgatagcTGTGAAGAATCACATGAATCAATTTCCGAATCAAATACgaaattaatatacaaattaaaaaatttcgaagaaaCATTTACAGATAGTTATGAAGAATCAAATGGAACAGTTCCCACATTAAACACGAATTCGAtattaaaatgtgaaatttgtaataaggTTTATCGTctacaaaaactattcgataaACATATTCGAAGTCACGATtccttcaaaaatattgataaatttccaataaaacatgcatgtaaattatgtaaaaaagaaTTTCCATACAAAAGTGTTCTAGCTGAGCATATGAAACATCATACTGATGAAAAGCCATATTTATGCTCATTTTGTGGAAAAGGATTCCGACAGAAAGGTAGTTTGGGCTATCATGTTCGATATCATACGG gttataaaccatttttttgcaCCATATGTGACATGTCATTTGTatcaaaaaacatattaaaagtaCATATGAGGCGACACACAGACGAAAGACCTTATGTATGTGACATTTGCGGTCGTGCATTCAGACAAAATACGGACATGAGAACACATCGGCGAACCCAACACACACTAACCAACGAAGATAAAAAATGTAGTGTTTGCAATAAACGATTAACAAGATCAGGTGCGTTAACCGTTCATATGCGTATACACACGGGTGAGCGTCCTTTTAAATGTGAGACCTGTAATAAAGCTTTTGTGACACGATCTTTATTGTTACGTCACGAACGTATACATACAAAGGAACGACCGTACGTGTGTAAAATATGTGAAAGAGGCTTTAGCCAAagtacatccttaaatactcatatgaaaattcataataaagtttttaaaaaatcgagcAAATCTTAA
- the LOC123305956 gene encoding uncharacterized protein LOC123305956 has product MARKPLSSNDILQMLESGNVSDIDLSEDDEEDLIEIADDSLIFNDPALIGRRENFVRVGADVIHNNQTELPEDLIFEESDDESSKENIDTSNKQISTKAAKIKIQWKKAEFQIKKLDAWDNSFECEEVGSPISYFNKYLPAEYFSEIAQYTNMYALQQDKKGFKPCKEQEIQILFALHMMMGCLKFPQITLYYKNLVLWAP; this is encoded by the exons ATGGCCAGAAAACCTTTAAGCTCCAACGATATTCTCCAAATGTTGGAATCAGGCAATGTATCTGACATAGATTTATCGGAGGATGATGAAGAAGATCTCATTGAAATAGCAGATGactctttaatttttaacgacCCTGCATTAATTGGTAGAAGAGAAAATTTTGTAAGAGTAGGGGCGGATGTGATTCATAATAATCAGACCGAATTGCCTgaagatttaatttttgaagaaagtgACGATGAAAGTTCTAAAGAAAATATAGATACTTCGAACAAGCAAATTTCTACAAAAgcagctaaaataaaaatacagtggaaaaaagctgaatttcaaataaaaaaactggacgCATGGGACAATAGTTTCGAATGCGAAGAAGTTGGGTCTCCAATttcgtattttaataaatacttgcCCGCTGAATATTTTTCGGAAATCGCCCAATATACAAATATGTATGCCTTGCAGCAAGATAAGAAGGGGTTCAAACCTTGCAAAGAGcaagaaatacaaattttattcgcGTTGCACATGATGATGGGATGTTTAAAATTCCCGcaaattacattatatt aCAAAAATTTGGTACTCTGGgcaccataa